CCGGAACGCGTTTGAGGTCAGGATCCTGCCGAAAGACGCCGATCCGATGGACATTCGCTACAACATGATCAATTGGGTGCATCGTTCGACGCGCGGTTGGTCGTACGGTGCGACCGTTGCGGATCCGCGCACGGGCGAGATCATCAAAGGCAACGTTTCGCTCGGGTCGCTGCGCATCAGGCAGGATTTTCTGCTCGCGACCGGAATGATTCCGGCATATGCCTCGACCGACGGGTTTTGCGCGTTCGGCGATTCGCCGGATCTGTCGTACCTGAGCGACAACGAAGAGGTCTCTGCAAAAATGTCGCTCGCGCGTATCCGCCAGCTTTCCGCACACGAGGTCGGCCACACGCTCGGATTCAGCCATAACTTCGCGGCAAGTTCATATGATCGCGGATCGGTGATGGATTATCCGGCGCCGCTCGTCGAGCTCAGGAACGGCAAGATCGATCTTTCGAATGCCTACGCGGTCGGCATCGGCACTTTCGATAAGTTCGCCGTCAGGTATGCGTATTCGCAGTTCGCTAACGGAGCAAATGAAAGCGCCGAACTCGCGAAGATCATCGCGCAGGGCGAAAAGGACGGAATGCTCTACATCGCCGACGACGACGGCCGCGGGATTGGAACGGCGCATCCTTTGGCGAGCATCTGGGACAACGGCAACGATGTCGTCGCGATGCTTCGCCACGAAATGGAGGTTCGGCGAATCGGTTTGAACGACTTCGGGCTCCGAAGCGTACCGGCTGGGACGCCCATCTCCGAACTCGAAGCGAAGTTGATCCCGCTCTATCTTCATCATCGTTATCAACTGGTCTCGGCAGTCAAATCGGTCGGCGGAATGTACTTTACCTACGCGGTCAAGGGCGAGAACGGCGTCGTGCCGGCGCGTTTCCGCGAGATCGTCGCGCCCGAACGCCAGCGCGAGGCGATGAATGCCGTCCTCGACACGTTGAAACCGGAAGAACTCGCGATTCCCGAAAACGTCCGCAAACTTCTTCCGCCGCGAGCTGACGGTTTCGAAAACGGCACCGGCGAGTATTTTGAAAAGCGCACGGGGCCGGTCTTTGATTCGCTCGGGGCGGCCGCGATCGCCGCCGACCTGGCGATCTCGGCGCTGCTCGAACCGACGCGTGCCGCTCGGATGATCGAGTTCAACGCCGAAGATGCCAAGTATCCGCATTTCAGGGAAACGGTCGATGTTTTGGTTTCCAGAGTCTGGAAATCGCCGAAACCAAAGACCAATTACACGGCCGCGATCTTGGCGACCGAGCAGGCGGTTTTGATCGACCGACTGATGGATCTGGCCGCTAACCCGGACGCCTCACTTGCCGTCCGGGCGGTGGCGAATGAGGCACTTCATCAGATCAACGAATCCCCTGAAGGTTGAGCTGAAACTCAAACCGGACGCGCAGCGGCGATTGATCGAGCAGAACATCGAGCGTTTTCTGACCCGACCGGACGCCCCGCGCCAACGCACTCCCGCGCTCGCGACTCCCGCAGGCGAACCGATCGGCTAGACCGCGATGAACAACGGCCAGATCGACACAAGCTATGTTCTTCTTGCGATCTTCGCGCTCGGCGCGCTGTTTCTTCTGCTTGTCTTTGCGGGACTGGTTTTTCTGTTGGTCCGCGTCGGATTGAAACGAAAGGAGAACCATAAGAAGCGGAGCGTCGAACTTCGAGCGGTTGCCGACCGCCTTGGTTTCGAATTTACGGAGGCTTCGGAACTTTCATCGCTCCCGTTTCTTGCGGATTTTGAGATCTTCGAAGGCTCGCCGAGCCGGATCGAGAATCTGATGACAGGATCCCGCGGCGGCGAACGGATCGGAGTCTTCGACCTCGCGTATGTCAACACCGGACCGAACGGCGGTTCGCAAACGTCACGCCAAACGATGTGCGTCATTGAATCGACCGGCCTGAACCTTCCCAGATTCTATGTAAGACCGGAAGGGATTCTGGAAAAGGCGCTTCAGTTTGCCGGACGGAATGATATCGACTTTCCCGAGTTTCCGACGTTCTCGAACGCGTTCTACCTGTACGGCGACGATGAGGCCGCGATCAGGGCGATCATCAAGCCCGAATTTGCAAGGTTTTTCGAGCAGAACTCCGTGCTGTCGGCATATGCCGCCGGCCCCCGGCTGATCGTTTTCCGGTCCCGATATCCGGCTCGCCCTCAGGAATTCGGGGGTTACGTCACGATCGCGAAAGCGCTGAAAGGCCTGTTTTGAACGGCAGCGATTTCGGGTTGCGGAACCCGCCTAGAAGAATTTGCCCGCGTTCTTTTTCACGAAGTCGCCGATCGCCTTGACGGTCTTGAACTCGTTGAGAAGTTCGTTTGATTCGTCGCGGGTGGTGAAGCCGTTGCCCTCGTTGCTGTAAACCGCGTTTTGCGGATACGAATCCCTCGCCGAGAGGCAACTGCCGGCGATGATCACATCGGTTTTCTTGTCGTCGTTGAGGTCCTCGAAGCCGACCGCTTCGACCCAACAGGCCTGTGTTCCGGCGAACGCGTCCGGAAAGTCGAAGACCTTCTTGCCGTCTTTGAAAATGTGAAATGTCGATCCGCGCGGGACGTCTTTTTCATCGACCATATCCTCCCTGTTCGCAAATGTCACGAAACACGAACCCTTGAACGGTTCGTTGTCAAAGACGAAGGTCTGCGACGCGATCAGTTTCTTGCCGTCCATCTTTGCGGTCAGACAGGCCGACTTGTCGGCGGCCGCCGGTTTGGACTCGGTTACATTGGATTTCGCGGTCGTACTTGAAGAATTGTCAGTCGCCTTGTTGTTCGCGGCCGGCGCGGCGGAGTTTGCTGGCGAATTGGCCTGGTTGTTAGCCGCCGGCGATGAACAAGAAAGTGAGCCGAAGAATGAAAACGACAAAATCGCCGCAGTCGCAAGAAAGTTGATTGATCTCATAGTGTTTGAAAAAAAAGTGCTGAACCAAGAGTAACCAAGGGCAACAGTGCTGGTCAAACAGCCGGAGCAAGCGGGTTGCGTTGTCCCTCCCGATCCGTGCGGGAATCCTGCATCGGTTTCGGTTTTTTGCGCGGACACGGAATTCGGTTAAACTACTCGTCGGTTCAAACTAATCGAAAGCAAAGTATGACAAGACCCGTTTCATCCTGGCTCAAGCCGTCGCTTGATCGGTGTTTTGATATTTGTGCCGGACAAAGGGTCTCGCCGGCGAAAACAACTGGCTCGAGGGAGTCCAATTACTGTCGGTCGATGCCGTGCTCGGAATTCTTTTTTTATTTCTTGCCAGAGGTTCAAACCGCGGTCGAGACGCTCGCACCGCACCACTAAACTCCAATGACACAAACCCAAACTTCATCTTGGCTCAGACCGTCGCTCGATTGGTTGTTGATCTTCATTCCGGTCGCGGTCGCTCTGCGTTTTGTCCCGTCGTTCGAGAATCCGACGGCGCTTTTTATCGTTTCGTGCCTCGCGATCATTCCGCTCGCCGGGTGGATGGGAAAAGCGACCGAGCATCTTGCCGAACATATGGGGCAAGGGATCGGCGGGCTCTTGAACGCGACATTCGGAAACGCGGCCGAACTGATCATCGCTCTTTTCGCGCTGTCAAAAGGACTCGAAGGCGTCGTCAAGGCATCGATCACGGGTTCGATCATCGGCAATATGCTGCTTGTACTCGGACTATCGGTTGTTGCGGGCGGAGCGAAGTACAAGATTCAGAAGTTCGACCGCACCGCCGCGAGTACCACCGCGACGGCGCTGACGCTGGCGGCCATCGCGCTGCTCGTGCCGACTATTTTCCATCAGGTTGCGGCGCAGGTCCCCGTTGCGAACGGCGGCTGGACGCCGGAGAAAGAGCAGAACCTGAGTCTGGCGATCGCGATCGTCTTGTTTCTTACTTATTTGGGAACGCTTTATTTTTCGCTCGTCACTCATAAAAGCTATTTTGTCGGAGAGGCGATGCAGGGTTCGGCGCAGGAGGTCGGTGAGGAAGAAGAAGCGTCCGGCGATCACTGGTCAAAAGGGAAAGCGATCACGGTTTTGCTGGTGGCGACCGGATTCGTCGCCTTGATTTCGGAGTTCCTCGTCGGCGCTGTCGAGGCGGCGCGCGGTGCGCTTGGATTTACCGAAGTGTTCGTCGGCGTGATCGTCGTCGCGATCATCGGCAACGCGGCCGAGCATTCGTCGGCGATTCTGATGGCGATGCGCAACAAAATGGATCTCAGTTTGGGTATCGCGCTCGGATCGAGTTTGCAGATCGCGCTATTCGTCGCGCCCATTTTGATTTTCGCGTCTTATCTTTTCGGCAAGCCGATGAATCTCGAGTTCACGATTCCCGAAGTCGTCGCGGTCATTGCCTCGGTCCTGATCGCGCAGCAGATTTCGTCGGACGGCGAAAGCAACTGGGTCGAAGGACTCCAACTCCTCGCGGTTTACACCATTCTCGGGATCCTGTTCTTCTTTTTGCCCGATCCGCACCACGCGGTTACGGACGCAGTGAAATCGGCGACCGGGCATTAGCCGGACACCAAAATCGCTTGTTTGGAACGCGAAAGCGACCGGAGCGCAAGCGGGGACGCTTGCGCTCCAGTCGTCAAATGCGAGGGTGACTGCGTCCGCTCGGACGTAGCGTTTGCGGGCTGGCGCGTCGCGTTGCGCTGTCGTCCGTGCCTGTGCTCCGCCACATCGATTTCTCCGACGGGCTCGAAAAAATCGGATCCTAACTAGACAATCGTCGGCTCTAAACTTTACACTTTCGTAAAGTTTATTTGGAGATTGTTTGTTTATGAAATCCCCCTTTTTTGTCGCACTTCTTTTTCTTTCCGGCCTGGCTTTTTGCGCCCACGTCGTTGCTCAACAGCCAAGCGCAACGCTTACCGGCGTCGTCAGCGATCCGAATGGCGCGTCGATTCCGAATGCATCGGTAACAGTCAGAAATACGTCGACGAACCTTGTGCGAACTGTAGCCAGCAACGCCGAGGGCATTTTCGTCGTTTCGAGCCTTCCCGCAGGCGAGTATGAGATTCGGTTTTCGGCGACTGGATTCACGCCCGTCAAGATAGTCAATGTAGTTCTCGCGGTCGGACAGACCGAAACCAGAAACCAACGACTCGAGGTGATCACGCTCGACACGACGATCACGATCGACGACACGAACGCCGCTCCGCTAGTCGAAACTCAGACTTCAAAGGTCGACGAAGTGATCGGTGCCCGCGAGATCGAAAATCTGCCGCTCAATGGCCGCAATTTTCTCGAACTGGCGCTGCTTACCCCTGGAAACTCGATCGCGCCCAATTTTGATCCGACGAAAACGAACACCGTCGTCATCTCGTCCGCCGGCCAGCTCGGCCGCGGCGGCAACGTGATGGTCGACGGAACCGACAACAACGACGACCTCGTCGGCGGTGCGCTGATCAATATTTCGCAGGACGCTGTCCAGGAATTCCAGGTCGCGACGAACCGCTTTTCCGCCGAGTTCGGCCGTTCGGCGTCGTCGATCATCAACATCGTCACCAAAAGCGGTACGAACCGTCTGCGCGGGTCGCTGTCTTTCTATGAACGCGACCGGCGTTTGCAGGAACTGCCCGCGACCTTTGACCGGTCACAACCGACGCCCCCTTTCGACCGCCAGCAGTATTCGTTCACGCTCGGCGGGCCGATCATCAAGGACAGACTCTGGGCGTTCGGAGCCGCCGAATACCGCGATCAGGACGGCGCGACGCTGGTCGGAATCCGCAATGTCGCGACGCGCACGATCACGCGCGGGTTCGCGACCGCGCCGCTCAAGAATCTTCTTCTGAACAGCCGTTTGGATTATCAGGCGAACGCGAAGAACAACGTGAATTTTCGTTATTCGTTTGAGGACATCGACGCCACCGACGCCAGCAAACTCGACCGCCCGATCGGTTCGGCGTCGTACCGGCAGATCCTGAAGAACCGTTTCCATTCGTTTATGACGAACTGGACGAGCGTCATTTCGCCCAAGTTCGTTAATAATTTCAGCTTCAGCGTCAATAACTTTGACAACGACACGGCGCCAACCGTCGACGGCATCCAGTTCACCTTCCCGAGCATTCTGGACGGTGCGAGTTTTCGCGTGCCGCAGGCGACGAAACAAAATCGCCTGCAGTTCACGAACGCGATGACGGCGGTGCTCGGCGAGCATACGCTCAAGTTCGGCGGTGAATACCAAAGAATCGACGGAACCCTGAATCTCGGTGTTTTCCGGCAGGGCCGGATCGAGTTCGTTCAGGACTTCGCCAACTTCGACCGCAACAACGACGGCCGGATCGATGACGGCGATCTGCTGTTCGCAGTCACGCTTCGCAGCGGATTGCCGAATCAGGATCTGAATCTCCAGGATATCGACAACAACTATTTCGCCTTTTTCGTGCAGGACGATTGGCGCGTCCTCCCGAATCTGACGCTCAACCTCGGATTGCGTTACGAGGTCGACACGAACGTCAAGAACAATTCCGGGTACGGAGGGATCAATCCGCTCGTCGCGTCGTTCTATCGCGGAAACCGCAGCGTCGACACGGATAATTTTGCCCCGCGGGTCGGTTTCAATCTCGCGTTGCTCGACGACAAGTTGAGCATTCACGGCGGTTACGGGATCTATTACGACCGCGTCACGCTCGAACTGATCACGCTCGAACGCGGGCTCGACGGACGCGCGCTGCCGGTTCAGGTTCGCGCCGGAAACGCTTTGACGGATCCGAACGGCGTGCCGATCTTTCTCGACCAAAACGGCCGTTTTTTGCCGTTCGCTCCGACCATCCAGAATCCGTACATCGGTTTTGTTTTGCCGGGCGCGGGCGCCTCGGGTATCAATATCATCGACAACGATCTTGAGAATCCGATGATCCAACAGTCGAATCTGGGGATTCAGTGGGAGTTCTACCGAAACTTCGTACTTCGTGCGGACTATCTTCGCAATTTCGGGACGAATTTCATCATTGGACGCACCATCGGTACGGTCAACAACCCTGTGGTCGGTGGCCCGGACCGCGTTGTCAACCTCGAATCGAGCGTCAAGTTCTTTTACGACGGCCTTCTGCTCAGTTTCGAAAAACGCTTCGCGGACCGTTTCGGTTTCCGCGCCGCGTACACGCTCTCGAAAGCTTTCAATTACTCGAACGACGATCAGATCCCGTTTTCGAACGGACCGCTCGATCCGAACAATTTGCAGCTCGATTTCGGACCGACGCCGAACGATCAACGGCACCGTTTTACGCTCGCGGGAACAATCGAGATGCCGTACGGCTTTCGTTTGTCGCCGATCCTGACGCTGGCGTCGGGCGTTCCGATGGACATTCTCGTGCCGGGCGGCGCCAACCGCGTTCCTGCGATTCAGCGCAACGCCGGCGGGCGTCTGTTCGGGAACGCGTCTGAGTTGAACGCTTTTCTGACGGCGTACAACGCCGGACAAGCGGTCGCGAATCGCCTTCCGCTTGCTCCGGCAAACGCGCGATTCAACGATAATTTCAGTTCGCTCGACCTGCGCTTCTCGAAGGTCTTCAAGTTTAAGGAGCGATTCCGGCTTGAGCCGATCGTCGAGGTCTTCAACGTCTTCAACACGACGAACATTCTCGGCGTTTCGAACACGAATTACTCGGGGTTCGGCAACGTCCTCGGAACGGCCGGATTCGGTCAGCCGGTGACGACCGCCGGCGGCGTGTTCGGTTCCGGCGGCCCGCGCGCCTTCCAGTTCGCGGCGCGATTCACGTTCTAGGGCTGAAGCGTCCCCGCTGGAGCGCAAGCGTCCCCGCACTGGAGCGCAAGCGTCCCCGCTTGCAACGGCGTGAAACGCCGTAAAGCCTTGGGGATTCAGCGCGCACTTTTCCCCGGCGCCGTTCGCGCTCCGCGCTCATTGCAAGCGGGGACGCTTGCGCTCCAGTGCGGGGACGCTTGCGCTCCAGTGCGGGGACGCTTGCGCTCCAGTCGGCTTGCGCTCCAGTGACCAAACCAATGCAACTAAAGCGAAATCTCGGACTTACAACTGCCGTCGCGCTGATCGTCGGACAAGTTATCGCGGTCGGCATTTTCCTGACACCGGCGGGAATGGCAAAGTCGGTCGGGTCGCCATTTTGGCTATTTGCGATCTGGATCTTCATCGGTTTGATGACGCTCAGCGGCGCGCTTTGCTACGGCGAATTGGCTTCGCGCTACCCGGAGGCCGGAGGCAGTTACGTCTATCTTCGCGAGGCATACGGCAAGGGTACGGCTTTTCTTTACGGTTGGATGGTTCTGCTCGTGCTCGATCCGGGATTGACGGCCGTTTTCGGAGTCGGGCTCGCGGCGTACGCTGGTTTTTTGGTCGAGTTGTCGCCTCTCGGCCAAAAGTTGCTCGCCGTTTCGGTCGTCGTCATCGTCGGACTGATCAACATCGTCGGCGCGGGCATCGGCGCCAATTTTCTTAAAGCGCTGACGGTGCTGAAGATCGGAACGCTGCTCTTCATTATCTTTTTCGGTTTCCTCGGCGGGTTTGGCGACTGGAACAATTTCCGGCCGTTCTTTGAGGTTCCAAAAGACACCTTCGGAGCCTTCGCCGGCGGCATCGTCGGCGCCTTTTTCGCTTTTGCAGGTTGGTGGGAAGTAACGCGTCTGTCGGGTGAGATCGAAGATCCCGAAAAGAACGTGCCGCGCGCGCTGACGATCGGCGTCGTCGTGATCACGGTTCTTTACATTCTGACGAGCGCGGTCTTCTACTACCTCGTTCCGCTCGGAAGCGTCACGAGCGACGAGACGTTCGCGGCCCAGGCGGGCGTGGCGATGTTCGGCCCGGTCGGAGGCGCGGTTTTCGCCGCGGTCGTCATTGTTTCAGTTCTCGGGACGCTTTTCGCCTATTTGATGGTCTCGCCGCGCGTCTATTATGCGATGGCTCAGGACGGATTGTTCTTCAAATCGTTCGGCGAACTTCATCCGCGGTTTCAGACGCCGCACCGCGCGACACTGATCCAGATCGCGCTCGCTTCGCTCCTGATCCTGAGCGGAACCTTCAACGAGATCATCGGTTATTTCTTTTTTATCGTTGTGCTGTTCATCGCGCTTTCGGTCGCCGGACTGTTTCGGATCCGCAAAAGGGAATTCGACGGTTACAAGACGCTTTTCTACCCGGTCACGCCGGTCTTTTTCCTGTTGATCACATCGGTCGTACTGCTGATGATCGCAATGAAAAATCCGCTCCAGACGATCATCGGAACCGCGGTCGTCCTGCTCGGGATACCGGTGTACCGAATGTTAAGGAATTCGGATTTGTGATTTCTGATTGCGGATTACCGGAGACGACTAGATAAGGTCAAGGCATTCATTCGTTGGTACGACCTTCCGTTTTCCGCTAAGAGTGAATAGAATAGCTGAATCGGAACCGAGTGATGGCCGGAAACAAAATCCGAAATCCCCAATCACAAATCCGAAATTATTATGGCTTGGATAAAAACGATCGGCTTCGAAAACGCGGACGAACGGTTGCGCGAGGTTCTGATGAAAACGCGGATGAGTTATCCGCAGGAATACGCGGCGCCGGCGCCGAAGGCGAGCCTGATCGACGAATCGATCATCGACTCGCACACGCTCATCCCGGATGCGCTTTATCACGCATTTATGACGTTCGCGGCGCTGATGTCGCCCGAACTTCCGCTCGAACGCCGCCAGCACGAAATGATCGCGACGATGGTTTCAGTCACCAACGACTGCCATTACTGACTGGAGTCTCACGCAGAGTTTCTGCGTCGCGTAACACTTGATGACGGAATGGTCGACGCGCTTCGCGCCGACTACAAAACGGCACCGATCACGGATGCCGAACGGGTGATGTGCGACTACGTCGTGCAATTGACGAAGGACGCGACAAAGATCCATCCGAAGTACCACGACAGCCTCCGCGCCGCCGGGTTCGACGACACCGCGATCCTCCAGATCACTCTGATCGCCTCGTGGTTCAACTACATCAATCGGGTCGCGGACTCGCTGGGGATCGGTCGGGAGTAAGTTTCTTAAGTCCGAGATCCTGTGCTCAGAACGATGAGCGAAAGGTAGAAGTAGAATGTCGACGCGATCAGCATTGCGTTCATTCTCCACAGAAGAGATTCGTTCGGGTCAAGGCCAACGCGTCAGGCAGAAAAACACTTGCAATCGGTTTTGAATTTTGCGAAACTCCATAAACAGGTTTGAAATCTGTTGGGCTTGAAATCGACGTTGATTCAAGCATCATTCGTCCCCCCGTTTTTTTGCCACCGTCGTCGATCCGGCGACCAATCGTCGAACAGAAAGAGGAGTTATTGATGAAGCACGGTATTTACGCGTTGGGACTCGCACTCGTTTGCGCGGTCATCGGGTTTTTGTATCTGCCCGGAACGGCTGTTGTTGCCCAGAACGAAAAGCAAAGCGAACCGGGGATCTTCGCCGAACAGAAACTTCCTTCCAAAAGGGTCTTTCCGGATGTCGTTGCCGTCGATACCTTGGACGAAATGCTCCGCAGAGACGCGCTCGCGCCGAAGCCCGATATGGAGTACATCCTTAAGAGCAAGGGGAAGCGCCCGCGCAATCCGCCTGCTGAAGAAATGCCTCCGGTGCCGGAATCGCTTTTCGAACGAAATCCGAGGATGTTTTTCGATCATTCGAAGATCACTGCCGAAAACCCTTTGGTTCCCCAGGTTGCTTCGCCGAGTCCGAATCTTGATTTTCAGGGAATCGGCGATACCAACACGTCGATCCCGCCGGATACGAACGGGGCCGTCGGGCCGAATCACATAATGACGGCGCTCAACACGCAGGTACGGATTCAGTCCAAAACCGGCGCGACCGTCAGCACCGTGACCCTCAACAGTTTCTTCGCGAGCGTCGGCGGAGGCGGCGGAACGTTCGACCCGCGAGTGTTGTTTGATCCGTACCAGGATCGCTGGATCTGCGTCGCCGTCGACGATGCGGCGGTCGCGACGTCAAAGATTCTGATCGCGGTTTCGCAAACCAACGATCCGACGGGAACCTGGAATTTCTGGGGATACGATCACGACGGCGCCAATGTTGAGTGGGCCGATTATCCGATGGTCGGGTTCAACAAAAATTGGATCGCCGTATCGATAAACGATTTTACCGTCGCCGGAAATGCGTTCAGCGGCGCCAATTGTTACATCTTCGACAAGAGCACCCTCTACGCGGCGGCGCCGACACCAACGGTTTCCAAGGCCGATCTCGGCACATCACTCGGCAACGTGCATCAACCTGTCGAGACATTCGACAATTCGATCAATTCGCTTTATGTAATTCAACGTTGGAATTCGGCAGGCGGAAGTCTTCGAATCTACGAGATCACGGGAACCGCCGCCTCGCCGACACTGACCGCGACGGGACTTTTCCCAACCTCGACCGGTTGGAGCACGACCGCCGTCAGCGCGCCGCAAAACGGTGGAGCGGTGACGATCACGAACAACGATTCTCGTTTGCAGCGAGCCGTTTATCGAAACGGTTCGGTCTGGGCGGCGCACACCATCTTCCTGACAAGCCCAAGCCGAACTTCGGCGCAATGGTGGCAGTTCAAACCGACCGACGGGACGGTTCAGCAAATGGGACGAATCGACGATGCGTCCGGCTCCAATTTTTATGCCTTTCCGAGCATCGCCGTCAACGCTGCCGGCCAGGCGTTGGTGGGATACTCGGCATTCTCATCGACCACGTTTGCGAGCGCCGCGTATTCTTATCGCGGGATCACCGACACTACCGCCACGACGCGTGATCCTGTTCGCTACAAGAACGGCATCGCGTGCTACCGCAAAACGTTCGGCGGAGGAACGAATCGATGGGGCGACTATAGCAACACGGTGGTCGATCCGACCGACGATATGACTTTCTGGACGCTTCAGGAGTACGCTGAGGCCGCCGTCGGCGGCGACTGCTCGGCCGACAACACCGGTCGCTGGGCGGTTTGGTGGGCGAAGGTAATTCCGCCATGTTCGTCGGTCGTCACGAGCGGCAACTGGAACGCGGCGGCGACCTGGGGGTGCGGTTCGGTGCCGACGGCGAGCGATGATGCCGTCGTCGCGAAGAACCAAACTGTAACGCTTAACGTCGATCCTTCGGCGGCGACGATCGTCGTCAATTCGGGCGGCACTTTGGCGGTTTCCGGAAATCGGACCTTGAGCAGCAACTTGCTCGTCAACGGTACATTGAACCTGGCGGGCGGAATTCTGGATTCCGGCTCAGCCACGATCACGATCGGATGCGGTGGTTCGATCTCGAACGCGTCGGCGACGGGCTATGTTCGCGGCAATCTTCGCAAAGAGTATTGTGCCACGGGTTCATTCGCCTATTCGGTCGGCTCGGCCAACGGCTATTCGCCGGTCAACGCGACGGTCACCGCGCTTGGTGCGAATCCGTCGAGCCTGACGATCTCGACGACACAGGGCGCGCACCCGCAGTTGGCGTCGTCGAACTCGTTGGCTCGCTACTGGACACTGACCGAATCGGGTGACGTAACCGTCGATCTCGTCTTCAACTATCTGCAGTCGGACGTCGTCGGAGTCGAATCGGGCTACCAGCTTTACCGAATTACCGGCGGCACGGCTTCGGCGGTGACCCCGTTCACGCTTGACACGACGGCCAATACGCTGAGTGTCACCGGCGTGAC
The DNA window shown above is from Acidobacteriota bacterium and carries:
- a CDS encoding peroxidase, with amino-acid sequence MVDALRADYKTAPITDAERVMCDYVVQLTKDATKIHPKYHDSLRAAGFDDTAILQITLIASWFNYINRVADSLGIGRE
- a CDS encoding TonB-dependent receptor gives rise to the protein MKSPFFVALLFLSGLAFCAHVVAQQPSATLTGVVSDPNGASIPNASVTVRNTSTNLVRTVASNAEGIFVVSSLPAGEYEIRFSATGFTPVKIVNVVLAVGQTETRNQRLEVITLDTTITIDDTNAAPLVETQTSKVDEVIGAREIENLPLNGRNFLELALLTPGNSIAPNFDPTKTNTVVISSAGQLGRGGNVMVDGTDNNDDLVGGALINISQDAVQEFQVATNRFSAEFGRSASSIINIVTKSGTNRLRGSLSFYERDRRLQELPATFDRSQPTPPFDRQQYSFTLGGPIIKDRLWAFGAAEYRDQDGATLVGIRNVATRTITRGFATAPLKNLLLNSRLDYQANAKNNVNFRYSFEDIDATDASKLDRPIGSASYRQILKNRFHSFMTNWTSVISPKFVNNFSFSVNNFDNDTAPTVDGIQFTFPSILDGASFRVPQATKQNRLQFTNAMTAVLGEHTLKFGGEYQRIDGTLNLGVFRQGRIEFVQDFANFDRNNDGRIDDGDLLFAVTLRSGLPNQDLNLQDIDNNYFAFFVQDDWRVLPNLTLNLGLRYEVDTNVKNNSGYGGINPLVASFYRGNRSVDTDNFAPRVGFNLALLDDKLSIHGGYGIYYDRVTLELITLERGLDGRALPVQVRAGNALTDPNGVPIFLDQNGRFLPFAPTIQNPYIGFVLPGAGASGINIIDNDLENPMIQQSNLGIQWEFYRNFVLRADYLRNFGTNFIIGRTIGTVNNPVVGGPDRVVNLESSVKFFYDGLLLSFEKRFADRFGFRAAYTLSKAFNYSNDDQIPFSNGPLDPNNLQLDFGPTPNDQRHRFTLAGTIEMPYGFRLSPILTLASGVPMDILVPGGANRVPAIQRNAGGRLFGNASELNAFLTAYNAGQAVANRLPLAPANARFNDNFSSLDLRFSKVFKFKERFRLEPIVEVFNVFNTTNILGVSNTNYSGFGNVLGTAGFGQPVTTAGGVFGSGGPRAFQFAARFTF
- a CDS encoding zinc-dependent metalloprotease encodes the protein MSRIAAIILISLITVFPAFAQEKPEESFDKKIEKLQRIDGFMPLYWDAKGGKMFLEISRFNQEFLYQVSLPAGLGSNPIGLDRGQMGRTFVVYFERVGQKIMLVQPNYRYRALSVDDAERKAVADSFARSIIFGFKVEAEKDGRVLVDATAFLLRDAHGVADRLRQSRQGSYRVDESRSAFYLERTKGFPKNTEVETTLTFAGEEPGRLVASVTPTANSVTLREHHSFVELPDNNYTPRKFDPRTGSFGITFYDYASPITVALEKRWISRHRLEKKDPNAAVSEVVEPIVYYVDNGAPEPIRSALVEGASWWAQAFEAAGFRNAFEVRILPKDADPMDIRYNMINWVHRSTRGWSYGATVADPRTGEIIKGNVSLGSLRIRQDFLLATGMIPAYASTDGFCAFGDSPDLSYLSDNEEVSAKMSLARIRQLSAHEVGHTLGFSHNFAASSYDRGSVMDYPAPLVELRNGKIDLSNAYAVGIGTFDKFAVRYAYSQFANGANESAELAKIIAQGEKDGMLYIADDDGRGIGTAHPLASIWDNGNDVVAMLRHEMEVRRIGLNDFGLRSVPAGTPISELEAKLIPLYLHHRYQLVSAVKSVGGMYFTYAVKGENGVVPARFREIVAPERQREAMNAVLDTLKPEELAIPENVRKLLPPRADGFENGTGEYFEKRTGPVFDSLGAAAIAADLAISALLEPTRAARMIEFNAEDAKYPHFRETVDVLVSRVWKSPKPKTNYTAAILATEQAVLIDRLMDLAANPDASLAVRAVANEALHQINESPEG
- a CDS encoding amino acid permease; translated protein: MQLKRNLGLTTAVALIVGQVIAVGIFLTPAGMAKSVGSPFWLFAIWIFIGLMTLSGALCYGELASRYPEAGGSYVYLREAYGKGTAFLYGWMVLLVLDPGLTAVFGVGLAAYAGFLVELSPLGQKLLAVSVVVIVGLINIVGAGIGANFLKALTVLKIGTLLFIIFFGFLGGFGDWNNFRPFFEVPKDTFGAFAGGIVGAFFAFAGWWEVTRLSGEIEDPEKNVPRALTIGVVVITVLYILTSAVFYYLVPLGSVTSDETFAAQAGVAMFGPVGGAVFAAVVIVSVLGTLFAYLMVSPRVYYAMAQDGLFFKSFGELHPRFQTPHRATLIQIALASLLILSGTFNEIIGYFFFIVVLFIALSVAGLFRIRKREFDGYKTLFYPVTPVFFLLITSVVLLMIAMKNPLQTIIGTAVVLLGIPVYRMLRNSDL
- the cax gene encoding calcium/proton exchanger produces the protein MTQTQTSSWLRPSLDWLLIFIPVAVALRFVPSFENPTALFIVSCLAIIPLAGWMGKATEHLAEHMGQGIGGLLNATFGNAAELIIALFALSKGLEGVVKASITGSIIGNMLLVLGLSVVAGGAKYKIQKFDRTAASTTATALTLAAIALLVPTIFHQVAAQVPVANGGWTPEKEQNLSLAIAIVLFLTYLGTLYFSLVTHKSYFVGEAMQGSAQEVGEEEEASGDHWSKGKAITVLLVATGFVALISEFLVGAVEAARGALGFTEVFVGVIVVAIIGNAAEHSSAILMAMRNKMDLSLGIALGSSLQIALFVAPILIFASYLFGKPMNLEFTIPEVVAVIASVLIAQQISSDGESNWVEGLQLLAVYTILGILFFFLPDPHHAVTDAVKSATGH